The Dama dama isolate Ldn47 chromosome 28, ASM3311817v1, whole genome shotgun sequence genome has a window encoding:
- the FAM162B gene encoding protein FAM162B, whose translation MLATVGSLLRLRLGRIPCCAPGAPPEAERRPVASLWPRGRPQYSSGGSPGGSEPPGSAGKVHRVPAEHKPSQFDKRILLWTGRFKAMEDIPPRIPPEMIDAARNKARVKACYIMIGLTIIACFAVIASAKRAAERHESLTSWNLAKKAKWREEAALAAQAKAK comes from the exons ATGCTGGCCACCGTCGGGAGCCTCCTGCGCCTCCGCCTAGGGCGCATCCCCTGCTGCGCCCCGGGAGCGCCCCCAGAAGCCGAGCGGCGGCCGGTCGCGTCTCTCTGGCCCCGGGGTCGCCCCCAATACTCCAGTGGCGGGAGCCCCGGCGGCTCGGAGCCCCCAGGTTCTG CCGGGAAGGTCCATAGGGTCCCCGCCGAGCACAAGCCGTCGCAATTCGACAAGAGAATCCTGCTGTGGACCGGGCGTTTCAAAGCGATGGAGGATATCCCGCCTCGGATTCC GCCAGAAATGATAGATGCTGCAAGAAACAAAGCTCGGGTGAAAGCTTGTTACATAATGATTGGACTCACGATCATCGCCTGCTTTGCAGTGATAGCATCAGCCAAAAGG GCTGCAGAACGACATGAATCTTTAACAAGTTGGAATCTGGCAAAGAAGGCAAAATGGCGTGAAGAAGCGGCACTGGCTGCACAGGCCAAGGCTAAATGA